One part of the Rutidosis leptorrhynchoides isolate AG116_Rl617_1_P2 chromosome 1, CSIRO_AGI_Rlap_v1, whole genome shotgun sequence genome encodes these proteins:
- the LOC139883639 gene encoding protein argonaute PNH1-like yields MPQLKQIREPEQKHVISKRVTRGGLMNDKNNNKECNNNVEGVVTDKFVKKKRQGRRRGKGKVLERSSSLMLEDSTVEISRGLSSSSDKRLVFHKRPGFGQLGTKCVVKANHFLADLVDMELTQYNVKVIPEVNSTKLNKAIMSQLVKVHRNTDLGMKLPVYDGRRALYTAGSLPFMSKEFTVTIVDDLDWIGITKERQFKVTIEFVAYASMTQLHDLLSGKQVDTPLEALKIVDLVLKELTAQRYISVGRFFYSPNITSPKPIGCGLQSWRGFYQSIKPTQMGLSLNIDTLATTFIEPLPVVEFVADILGKHVYTKQISDADRIKIKKALRGVKVEVTHRGNARRKYRISGVTSQPTRELMFPVDEEGSMKSVVDYFREVYGFTIQHPHLPCLQVGNQKKVNYMPMEACKIVEGQRRTKGLNNKQITSLLKFSCQRPKEQEKEILQTMHHNGYTEDPYAKEFGISIDTTLTSIDARVLPAPWLKYHESGKQKEVLPQLGQWNMKDKKVINGSVVNHWACINFSRTVPDTAAQSFSHQLVQMCQESGMEFKSESVVPVYSARPDQVKKALKHVYTATLNKLGGKELELLIAILPDNNGSLYGDVKRICETDLGLITQCCLTKYVLKISKQYLSNVSLKINVKMGGRNTVLLDALRWKVPLVSDIPTIIFGADVTHPESGEDSNPSIAAVVASQDWPEVTKYAGLVSAQPHRQELIQDLYKTWQDPQLGKVNGGMIRELLLSFEKATGKKPLRIIFYRDGVSDGQFYQVLLYELDAIRKACASLEPNYQPPVTFIVVQKRHHTRLFPNNHNDRKSTDKSGNILPGTVVDTKICHPVEFDFYLCSHAGIQGTSRPAHYHVLWDENNFSADEIQSLTNNLCYTYARCTRSVSVVPPAYYAHLAAYRARFYMEPEVHNDNVSGHSMCKVKGAGVRPLPALKENVKKVMFYC; encoded by the exons ATGCCTCAATTGAAGCAGATTAGGGAGCCTGAACAAAAACATGTGATATCTAAAAGAGTTACAAGGGGTGGattaatgaatgataaaaataataataaagaatgtaaTAATAATGTTGAAGGAGTTGTTACAGATAAATTTGTGAAGAAAAAAAGGCAGGGAAGAAGAAGAGGGAAAGGAAAGGTTTTGGAGAGATCATCATCGTTGATGTTGGAGGATTCAACGGTCGAGATTTCGCGTGGGTTGTCATCTTCTTCAGATAAAAGACTTGTGTTTCATAAGAGGCCTGGGTTTGGTCAACTGGGTACTAAGTGTGTGGTCAAAGCAAATCACTTTTTAGCTGATTTGGTTGATATGGAGTTAACTCAATATAAT GTTAAGGTGATTCCAGAAGTGAATTCTACTAAGTTGAATAAAGCCATAATGAGTCAATTGGTCAAAGTTCATAGAAACACAGATTTGGGTATGAAACTTCCTGTTTATGATGGAAGAAGAGCGCTTTATACGGCTGGGAGTCTTCCGTTTATGTCGAAAGAATTCACAGTTACAATTGTGGATGATTTGGATTGGATTGGCATTACAAA GGAAAGGCAATTCAAAGTGACTATTGAGTTTGTTGCTTATGCAAGCATGACTCAGCTACATGATCTTCTATCAGGAAAACAAGTTGACACTCCTCTTGAAGCACTTAAGATAGTTGATCTTGTTTTGAAGGAACTTACAGCTCAAAG GTACATATCAGTTGGGAGATTTTTCTATTCGCCGAACATTACCAGTCCAAAACCAATAGGCTGTGGATTACAGTCATGGCGCGGGTTCTATCAGAGTATAAAACCCACTCAAATGGGTTTATCATTAAATATcg ACACGTTGGCAACAACGTTTATAGAACCACTCCCCGTCGTTGAGTTTGTAGCTGATATTTTGGGCAAGCATGTATACACCAAGCAAATTTCTGATGCAGATCGTATAAAG ATAAAGAAAGCGCTTAGAGGTGTCAAGGTTGAAGTTACTCATAGAGGGAACGCGCGAAGGAAATATCGAATTTCGGGAGTGACATCACAACCAACACGAGAGCTGAT GTTTCCTGTTGATGAGGAAGGGAGCATGAAATCGGTTGTTGACTATTTTCGTGAAGTGTACGGTTTTACCATTCAACATCCCCATTTACCTTGTCTTCAAGTCGGGAACCAGAAAAAAGTGAATTACATGCCCATGGAG GCTTGTAAGATTGTCGAGGGACAAAGGCGGACAAAGGGTCTGAACAATAAGCAGATAACTTCTTTGCTAAAATTTTCATGCCAAAGACCCAAGGAACAAGAGAAGGAAATATTACAG ACAATGCATCATAATGGCTATACAGAAGATCCATACGCAAAGGAATTCGGCATCAGTATTGATACCACACTTACATCGATTGATGCTCGGGTTCTTCCTGCTCCATGG TTGAAGTACCATGAGAGTGGGAAACAAAAAGAAGTTTTACCTCAACTAGGACAATGGAATATGAAAGATAAG AAAGTGATCAATGGAAGCGTTGTAAACCACTGGGCGTGCATCAACTTCTCTCGCACTGTTCCAGATACCGCAGCTCAAAGCTTTAGCCATCAACTGGTCCAAATGTGCCAAGAATCTGGCATG GAATTCAAAAGTGAGAGTGTGGTCCCAGTCTACTCAGCGAGACCAGATCAAGTAAAGAAGGCGCTAAAGCATGTTTATACAGCCACTTTAAATAAACTCGGTGGAAAAGAGCTCGAATTGCTTATTGCCATTCTACCTGACAATAACGGTAGTTTGTACG GTGATGTGAAACGCATTTGTGAAACTGATTTGGGGTTGATTACGCAATGTTGTCTTACAAAATATGTTCTAAAGATCAGTAAACAGTATCTCTCGAATGTATCTCTGAAAATCAACGTCAAG ATGGGGGGAAGGAACACGGTGCTATTAGATGCCTTAAGATGGAAGGTTCCTTTGGTTAGCGATATACCGACTATTATTTTTGGAGCTGATGTAACTCATCCAGAGTCTGGGGAGGATAGTAACCCTTCAATTGCTGCG GTTGTTGCGTCTCAAGACTGGCCCGAAGTTACAAAGTATGCTGGCTTAGTTAGTGCTCAACCTCACAGGCAAGAACTCATTCAGGACTTGTATAAAACTTGGCAAGATCCTCAACTTGGAAAAGTCAACGGAGGCATGATCAG AGAGCTCTTACTATCATTTGAGAAGGCCACAGGGAAAAAACCACTGAGGATCATTTTCTACAG GGATGGTGTAAGTGATGGGCAGTTCTATCAGGTCCTACTTTACGAACTTGATGCAATTCGTAAG GCTTGTGCATCTCTCGAACCTAATTACCAGCCTCCGGTAACGTTCATCGTCGTCCAAAAACGCCATCACACACGGCTCTTTCCAAACAATCATAATGATCGAAAAAGCACCGACAAGAGTGGCAACATTCTACCAG GTACGGTGGTGGACACAAAAATTTGTCATCCAGTTGAATTCGACTTCTATCTTTGCAGTCATGCAGGAATCCAA GGGACTAGCAGGCCTGCTCATTATCATGTTCTCTGGGACGAGAACAATTTCTCAGCCGACGAAATTCAATCTCTAACGAATAATCTCTGCTACAC CTATGCTAGGTGCACACGATCCGTTTCTGTAG TGCCACCTGCTTATTATGCTCATTTGGCTGCATACCGAGCTCGTTTTTATATGGAACCTGAAGTCCACAATGACAATGTGTCGGGTCACAGCATGTGCAAGGTGAAGGGGGCAGGTGTTCGTCCCCTTCCAGCGTTGAAAGAGAATGTAAAAAAAGTTATGTTTTATTGTTAG